atgtacaggggtgaggagtgtgtaatgtacagggatcaggagtgtgtaatgtacagggatcaggagtgtgtaatgtacagggatcaggagtgtgtaatgtacagagtacaggggtcctgagtgtgtaatgtgcagtgtacaggggtgaggagtgtgtcatgtacaggggtcaggagggtgtcatgtacagagtacaggggtcaggagggtgtcatgtacagagtacaggggtcaggagggtgtcatgtacagagtacaggggtcaggagggtgtcatgtacagagtacaggggtcaggagggtgtcatgtacagagtacaggggtcaggagggtgtcatgtacagagtacaggggtcaggagggtgtcatgtacagagtacaggggtcaggagggtgtcatgtacagagtacaggggtcaggagtgtgtcatgtacagagtacaggggtcaggagcgtgtcatgtacaggggtcaggagcgtgtcatgtacaggggtcaggagcgtgtcatgtacaggggtcaggagcgtgtcatgtacaggggtcaggagcgtgtcatgtacaggggtcaggagcgtgtcatgtacaggggtcaggagcgtgtcatgtacagtgtacaggggtcaggagcgtgtaatgtacagtgtacaggggtcagaagtgtgcaatgtacaggggtcagaagtgtgcaatgtacaggggtcagaagtgtgcaatgtacagaggtcagaagtGTGCAATGTACGggggtgaggagtgtgtaatgtacagactacatgggtgaggagtgtgtaatgtacagagtacaggggtcaggagtgtgtaatgtacagtgtacaggggtcaggagtgtgtaatgtacagtgtacacgggtcaggagtgtgtaatgtacagtgtacacgggtcaggagtgtgcaatgtacaggggtcagaagtgtgcaaTGTACGGGGGTCAGAAGTGTGCAATGTACGGGGGTCAGAAGTGTGCAATGTACGGGGGTCAGAAGTGTGCAATGTacgggggtcaggagtgtgtaatgtacaggggtcaggagtgtgtaatgtacagagtacaggggtcagaagtgtgtaatgtacagtggcaaaagtgtgtaatgtgcaggggtcaggagtgtgtaatgtacagtgtacaggggcaggagtgtgtaatgtacagtgtacaggggtgtgtaatgtacagagtacaggggtgaggagtgtgtaatgtacaggggtgaggagtgtgtaatgtacaggggtgaggagtgtgtaatgtacagggatcaggagtgtgtaatgtacagggatcaggagtgtgtaatgtacagagtacaggagtgtttaatgtacagagtacaggagtgtttaatgtacagagtacaggggtcaggagtgtgtaatatacagagtacaggggtcaggagtgtgtaatgtacagagtacaggggtaagGAGTGTTTAATGTACAGTGTACAGGGGCAAGGAGTgtttaatgtacagagtacagggatccTGAGTgtttaatgtacagagtacaggggtcctGAGTGTTTAATGTACAGAGTACAAGGGTCCTGAGTgtttaatgtacagagtacaggggtcctGAGTgtttaatgtacagagtacaggggtcctGAGTgtttaatgtacagagtacaggggtcctGAGTgtttaatgtacagagtacaggggtcctgagtgtgtaatgtacagtgtacaggggtcctgagtgtgtaatgtacagtgtacaggggtgaggagtgtgtaatgtacaggggtgaggagtgtgtaatgtacaggggtgaggagtgtgtaatgtacaggggtgaggagtgtgtaatgtgcagtgtacaggggtgaggaatgtgtaatgtacagagtacaggggtcaggagggtgtcatgtacagagtacaggggtcaggagggtgtcaagtacagagtacaggggtcaggagcgtgtaatgtacaggggtcaggagcgtgtaatgtacaggggtcaggagcgtgtaatgtacaggggtcaggagcgtgtaatgtacaggggtcaggagcgtgtaatgtacaggggtcaggagtgtacaatgtagagagtacaggggtcaggagtgtgcaatgtacagagtacaggggtcaggagtgtgtaatgtacagagtacaggggtcaggagtgtgtaatgtacagagtacaggggtcaggagtgtgtaatgtacagagtacaggggtcaggagtgtacaatgtagagagtacaggggtcaggagtgtacaatgtagagagtacaggggtcaggagtgtgcaatgtacagagtacaggggtcaggagtgtacaatgtagagagtacaggggtcaggagtgtgcaatgtacagagtacaagggtcaggagtgtACAATGtagagagtacaggggtcaggagtgtgtaatgtacagagtacaggggtcaggagtgtgcaatgtacagagtacaagggtcaggagtgtACAATGtagagagtacaggggtcaggagtgtgcaatgtacagagtacaggggtcaggagtgtacaatgtagagagtacaggggtcaggagtgtgcaatgtacagagtacaagggtcaggagtgtACAATGtagagagtacaggggtcaggagtgtgcaatgtacagagtacaagggtcaggagtgtACAATGtagagagtacaggggtcaggagtgtgcaatgtacagagtacaagggtcaggagtgtACAATGtagagagtacaggggtcaggagtgtgtaatgtacagagtacaggggtcaggagtgtacaatgtacagagtacaggggtcaggagtgtgtaatgtacagagtacaggggtcaggagtgtacaaTGTAGAGAGTACaatggtcaggagtgtgtaatgtacaggggtcaggagggtgtcATGTACAGAGTGTTGTGAGTGAATTGTTGTCACAGAGGCATGCTGGGATTGACCTTCTCCTCCCCCACAGCAAGCTCCACCATGTATCGCAAGGATAAGAGTATTCAGATGAAGAGCAGCGCCTCGGCGCTCTACAACAATCTCAGTGTCTTACCCATCAGCGACAAGAGCCTCACCTACTTCACCGTCGTCCATGGCAACACTGTCAACATGGTGAGCGCCTCTGCCGACGGACTCAACTTCTCCCACCGTCAGCTACAGTCCAAAGAGGGGAGTGTGGCCCTGAGCTCCTCCCTCATCACACAGGTAGGTGGAGTCATTCCAGCTTGACCAGAGTCCTGTGGAGTTTCACCTACCCACAGATGACTTGTACCTGTCCCGTGTGGCATGCAGCAGTCTCGTGTGGCATGCAGCGGTCTCGTGTGGCATGCAGCGGTCCCGTGTGGCATGCAGCGGTCTCGTGTGGCATGCAGCGGTCTCGTGTGGCATGCAGCGGTCCCGTGTGGCATGCAGCGGTCCCGTGTGGCATGCAGCGGTCCCGTGTGGCATGCAGCGGTCCCGTGTGGCATGCAGCGGTCCTGTGTGGCTTGCTGTGGTCCTGTGTGACATGCAGCAGTCTCGTGTGGCATGCAGCAGTCTCGTGTGGCATGCAGCAGTCCCGTGTGGCATGCAGCAGTCCCGTGTGGCATGCAGCAGTCTCGTGTGGCATGCAGCGGTCCTGTGTGGCTTGCCGTGGTCCTGTGTGACATGCCGCAGTGTGGTAGGCACTGCAGCTGACTGCAGCTCTGTGGGTCAGGTTGGTAGGAAGGTAGGTGCAGGGAATCGGGTACAGGTACCGGTTGGGATTCGGGGAGCAGAGACAGAGCTGCACACCCCTCTGTAACCTTTCTGTCTTCTCCAGGCTTCCTGGTGCGTCCTGCCATCCCGTGTTCTGCTGGTACTGACCTCACAGAAAGGCATTCAGGTAAGTGGGTCACATGATCACTCCCATCTCCTGTGCACCTCTGTATAGTATCCTGTaactcacccctccccctcctctccccctataGATGTATGAGTCTGATGGATCCATCATGGTGTACTGGCACGCACTGGATGCTCTGGAAACTCCGCAGGGTCAGTAGAACATATAGATCAACTGGTGTCAACgccagtgggaggggctgagtccAATTACTCCCTTCTATCTGTCACCCTGAAGAGGGAAGGGCTGAGTGAAGTACCTCCCTCCCTGGTGGGGTAGATGCATCGTATGGATATACGTACTGTTTATCTTATTGTCTTCTCTCTGTGTGCGCAGCTCAGGCGGTGTTTGCCCGCGGTATCGCTCCCGCTGGAGGACAGTACATCTGTGTTGGTGAGTTCACCTCTCTGTTCCTGGACAATATTTCTTCCACCagactctctgaccatctcctatggcaaGCCCATGgtctctgacgctctcctgtagCAAGCCCatggtctctgaccctctcctgtagcaagCCCATGgtgtctgaccctctcctgtagcaagCCCATGgtgtctgaccctctcctgtagcaagCCCatggtctctgaccctctcctgtagcaagCCCATGGTCTCTGCCTCTGTCCTGTAGCAAGCCCATGgtgtctgaccctctcctgtagcaagCCCatggtctctgaccctctcctgtagcaagCCCATGGTCTCTGCCTCTGTCCTGTAGCAAGCCCATGgtctctgacgctctcctgtagCAAGCCCATGgtctctgacgctctcctgtagCAAGCCCatggtctctgaccctctcctgtagcaagCCCATGgtctctgacgctctcctgtagCAAGCCCatggtctctgaccctctcctgtagcaagCCCTTGgtgtctgaccctctcctgtagcaagCCCATGgtgtctgaccctctcctgtagcaagCCCATGgtgtctgaccctctcctgtagcaagCCCATGGTGTCCGACCCTCTCCTGTGGCAAGCCCATGATGTCTGACCCTCTCCTGTGGCAAGCCCATGatgtctgaccctctcctgtagcaagCCCATGGTGTCTGATAGTCTCCTGTAGCAAGCCCATGGTGTCTGACCCTCTCCTGCAGGCCATAGCAGTGATATTGTTGGTACTGTCCTGTGCAGGAACCTCTTCTGGTCTGGTCCTGGTCTTTGACGTTCCATCCAAAGGCACCAACATCACACTGGCCGAAGTCCTGGCTGAGCACAGAGACTCCATCACTGACATCGCCAGCGAGACGTGCGGGGGAGGGCAGGTAAGAGGCCGTAGTCCCATATAGATCCTCACCAGTCACATCCTATGTACTTATCCCGGTCTGTGTTACAGGACCGAGCGGCCGACCTGGTGACAGCTGACGACTCCGGCCTGCTTTGTGTCTGGAAGAGCGGAGAGGACTTCCGACTGGTCACCAAGATCTCTGCGTATGGGTGAGTGGCCATACCCCCGGCACAGACAGACGGGGAGGACAAAACAAAGGGGGACCCCTCCGTCTATCATATACTTCACTTATAATCCACAGTGTGTACAGCATATAATCCCAGGAGGGGGTGAACATAGTCAcatgaccacttttttttttttttattattattctttattttataaatacaaaaacaaaaccaaacatcCAAGACAACTGTAAAAAAACAATTTATCTTACAACTCGTAACACCCCCTTAAGCTGAAATCccaccccccttcctcccttccctctctggcAGTCTTCAGAAGAGGCTTAGGtttcttctacttatttttctAACCTTAACCCCTTTCAGGTAAACGAGTAATCTCCTCAACGTATCTccacatttatttttatatgctTGCCACATTTCCCATTTATCCTTTGGTTCTATCCCTTCTTCTGCTTCAACTCCCCTATCATCTACACTCTGTATGTTTATTAATTTCATTTACACAAAAAATCCAATCCCGGATTTTAGGACTTTCCTTTTTCCTGCCATTTTTTTCGGTATCTGACTCTTTGCAGCATTCAGCAGAATAGGGACAATGGATGTTTTATATTGTGTAGCTGATTCGGCTGTCCCGTGGAACAAGCATGTCCACGGGTCTTCCGGGATCTCTTTattagtaatttcctttattaaCTGTAAAATTTCCTTCCAAAATTCTTTGGtgatgggacattcccaccatatgtgagccaTTGTTCCTGTGGCCCGTCATGCTCTCCAACACTCCCATTGTTCCCGTGGCCCGTCATCCTCTTCAACACTCCCATTGTTCCTGTGGCCCGTCATCCTCTCCAACACTCCCATTGTTCCTGTGGCCCGTCATCCTCTCCAACACTCCCATTGTTCCCGTGGCCCGTCATCCTGTCCAACACTCCCATTGTTCCCGTGGCCCGTCATCCTCTCCAACACTCCCATTGTTCCCGTGGCCCGTCATCCTGTCCAACACTCCCATTGTTCCCGTGGCCCGTCATCGTCTCCAACACTCCCATTGTTCCCGTGGCCCGTCATCCTCTCCAACACTCCCATTGTTCCCGTGGCCCGTCATCCTGTCCAACACTCCCATTGTTCCCGTGGCCCGTCATCGTCTCCAACACTCCCATTGTTCCTGTGGCCCGTCATCCTCTCCAACACTCCCATTGTTCCTGTGGCCCGTCATCCTCTCCAACACTCCCATTGTTCCCGTGGCCCGTCATCCTCTCCAACACTCCCATTGTTCCTGTGGCCCGTCATCCTCTCCAACACTCCCATTGTTCCTGTGGCCCGTCATCCTCTCCAACACTTCCATTGTTCCTGTGGCCCGTCATCCTCTCCAACACTCCCATTGTTCCCGTGGCCCGTCATCCTCTCCAACACTCCCATTGTTCCCGTGGCCCGTCATCCTCTCCAACACTTCCATTGTTCCTGTGGCCCGTCATCCTCTCCAACACTCCCATTGTTCCCGTGGCCCGTCATCCTCTCAAACACTCCCATTGTTCCCGTGGCCCGTCATCCTCTCCAACACTCCCATTGTTCCCGTGGCCCGTCATCCTCTCAAACACTCCCATTGTTCCCGTGGCCCGTCATCCTCTCCAACACTCCCATTGTTCCCGTGGCCCGTCATCCTCTCCAACACTCCCATTGTTCCCGTGGCCCGTCATCCTCTCCTACACTCCCATTGTTCCCGTGGCCCGTCATCCTCTCCAACACTCCCATTGTTCCCGTGGCCCGTCATCCTCTCCAACACTCCGTGGATTTCTCTTGGATTTCTTGAAATTGACTGATCTTGTCTGGTGTCGCCTACCACCTTGCTACGCACTTATAGTTTTGTCTCGGTCATCTTGGTATCTACTGAGGCACAATGTATCAGTTTCTGAATTTTTACTAAAGTGTGTTTGTTACATTGTGatcccaattccttttcccatttcttcataTAGGGCGGCACATCCGGTTCCTCTCTATGCATTTGTATTTTATAAAGTCTCGATAtgttattttttgatttttctctCGTGCAGAGCGGCTCCAGTGGCCTTTAGTCTTCTTCACTTCTAATAGGcttccggagtttttctgacaaaATGAGTGAGCTGCATCAATCGTCATTCATACCGTGTCTATTCTTAACTCGTGATaagtgttaaccacttgcttaccaagcacgaacaccccccttcctgcccaggccatttttcagctttcaacgcagtcgcactttgaatgacaattgcgcggtcgtgctacactgtacccaaacacattttttttttatcattttccttacacaaatagagctttcttttgctggtatgtacatagttacatagttacatagtaggtgaggttaaaaaaagacacaagtccatcaaatccaacctatgaatcactgctgggttttttattttttacaaaaaaaaaagaccaaaaatttagaaaaaaaatagtttttttttacttttttctgtcagtaaattttgtaactaagtaatttttcgccttcactgatgtgcgctgatgaggcggcactgatgggcactgaggctgaactggtgggcattgatgaggcggcacttatgggcattgatgaggtggcactgatgaggcactaatatgccacactcatgggcactgataggtggcactgatatgtggcattgatgagcactgataggcggcactgatgggcactaataggcggcagtggtgggcactgagaggcggcactggtgggcacggataggcggcattgataggcggtacagatgggcactgatgggcattgatgggtggcattgatgggcagcactgataggtggcactaattgccagcactgactggcatggctaatgggcactgatttgtggcacttgtgggcactgattgctgccacttgtgggctctgatcactggcattggtgggcactgtatgctggcattggtgggcatggtatttttacactttatttatatattgtaatcagggcactgattacttccctagctgtccccctgtgaggtgatgccgctgatcgtctctcctctcctctatcACTGtaaggagagccgattaccagcatctccgtgtttacatgtgaccagatgtgattggacacagccgatcacatggttaaagagccgcgaacgcggctctttacacagatcggtgtcgcaccgtgtcctagcaa
This window of the Aquarana catesbeiana isolate 2022-GZ linkage group LG01, ASM4218655v1, whole genome shotgun sequence genome carries:
- the WDR54 gene encoding WD repeat-containing protein 54; protein product: MYRKDKSIQMKSSASALYNNLSVLPISDKSLTYFTVVHGNTVNMVSASADGLNFSHRQLQSKEGSVALSSSLITQASWCVLPSRVLLVLTSQKGIQMYESDGSIMVYWHALDALETPQAQAVFARGIAPAGGQYICVGTSSGLVLVFDVPSKGTNITLAEVLAEHRDSITDIASETCGGGQDRAADLVTADDSGLLCVWKSGEDFRLVTKISAYGVTCSSVKLWDGVIAAAYGTGQIRVYDAATGTVCAELDAHARWIYTLDVAPETGRLLSGAEDSFVQIWQLNRCVESGSIEVEHRHSECVADTQICGARFCDPQGSSFAVTGYDLSEIIRYVQI